The following are from one region of the Paenibacillus sp. JZ16 genome:
- a CDS encoding LysR family transcriptional regulator encodes MELLQLKYFQTAARMQHMTKAAHSLHISQPALSKMIASLEAELGTKLFEREHKTIRLNEHGKLFLRQVDIALQALEDGKLQLQDANGCVSAVITLDVRVSSHLLPDLLADFRKEWPHAEFQLQQHVSSFEDMPSFDLCLSDGAAPPKGTASVCLLEEEIVVAVPAEHPLADRDRVSLQELKDESFITLPPGKSLRETTDAFCRLAGFTPRIRFESDDPATVRGLIRAGQGVAFLPVVTWGGSTGPDVVQLRLEESWCKRSISLSWPKDRYLMHTAVLFRDFAIRYFARLAESHRQDIARSGF; translated from the coding sequence ATGGAACTGTTGCAATTAAAATATTTTCAGACTGCCGCCCGAATGCAGCATATGACAAAGGCAGCCCATAGCCTGCATATATCGCAGCCGGCATTAAGCAAAATGATCGCGTCGCTTGAAGCCGAGCTGGGAACCAAGCTGTTCGAACGGGAGCATAAAACGATACGGCTGAACGAGCACGGCAAGCTGTTTCTTCGCCAAGTGGATATCGCGCTGCAAGCACTGGAAGACGGAAAGCTGCAGCTGCAGGATGCTAATGGCTGCGTCTCCGCCGTTATCACGCTTGATGTTCGCGTCTCCTCACATTTACTGCCGGATCTACTGGCCGATTTTCGCAAAGAATGGCCGCATGCAGAGTTTCAATTGCAGCAGCATGTTTCGTCATTCGAAGATATGCCGAGCTTCGATCTGTGCCTATCCGATGGCGCAGCACCACCAAAGGGAACAGCGTCGGTCTGCTTGCTCGAAGAGGAGATCGTGGTTGCCGTTCCCGCCGAGCACCCGCTCGCGGATCGAGACCGTGTAAGCTTGCAGGAGCTCAAGGATGAGAGCTTCATTACCCTGCCTCCGGGTAAATCGCTGCGGGAAACAACCGATGCGTTCTGCCGTCTTGCCGGGTTTACTCCCCGCATCCGATTCGAGAGCGATGATCCCGCCACCGTCCGCGGTCTCATTCGAGCCGGTCAGGGCGTCGCCTTCCTGCCGGTGGTGACATGGGGCGGGTCAACCGGACCTGATGTCGTCCAGCTCCGGCTCGAAGAAAGCTGGTGCAAACGCTCCATCTCCTTGTCTTGGCCCAAGGACCGATACCTCATGCATACGGCGGTGCTGTTTCGGGATTTTGCCATTCGGTACTTTGCTCGGCTGGCCGAATCGCACCGGCAGGACATCGCTCGGAGCGGATTCTAG
- a CDS encoding helix-turn-helix transcriptional regulator, with amino-acid sequence METKQPPRLTNEEYRLQPHAPVQVFHGVHPGRIQLHWHEFYELSYVVSGKGEHRLNGSSYPLSSGTIFLLTPADFHELVSLEEEPLEIYNLIFTEAMMDDNVYHWLFGGKLLLQAQLEEKRLPVVFADYERMKEENGVWREGSEIAIRATLQRLLVDLYRGSAANRLLPANGTRDRQLNLNLQKALIYIHHHFREDLRLEDAASQAQYSATYFSECFSKSVGQSFQRYLQNVRMHFAESLLQASSLPVTEICYASGFNTLGHFERVFRQRKGMSPRQYRNKAEKAEDMQHLS; translated from the coding sequence GTGGAAACCAAGCAGCCTCCCAGGCTAACCAATGAAGAGTACCGATTACAGCCCCACGCGCCTGTTCAAGTATTTCACGGCGTTCATCCGGGGAGAATCCAGCTGCACTGGCATGAATTTTACGAGCTGAGTTATGTGGTTTCCGGAAAAGGCGAGCACAGGCTCAACGGTTCCTCGTATCCGCTCTCTTCGGGGACCATCTTCTTGCTGACGCCTGCCGATTTTCATGAGCTGGTTTCCTTGGAAGAGGAACCACTTGAAATATATAATCTCATTTTCACCGAAGCTATGATGGATGATAACGTCTACCATTGGTTATTCGGCGGGAAACTTCTGCTGCAAGCACAGCTTGAGGAGAAGCGGCTCCCGGTGGTGTTCGCCGACTATGAACGGATGAAGGAGGAGAACGGAGTCTGGCGGGAAGGCAGCGAGATCGCGATCCGGGCTACGCTTCAGCGGCTGTTGGTGGATCTGTATCGTGGCAGCGCCGCAAATCGGCTCCTGCCCGCGAACGGGACGAGAGATCGGCAGCTCAACTTAAACCTGCAAAAAGCCCTAATCTATATTCATCATCATTTCCGTGAGGATTTGAGATTGGAAGATGCAGCTAGCCAGGCCCAATACTCGGCTACTTATTTCAGCGAGTGCTTCTCCAAATCCGTGGGGCAGTCTTTTCAACGTTATCTGCAAAACGTCAGAATGCATTTCGCCGAATCGCTGCTTCAGGCATCCTCGCTGCCCGTTACCGAGATTTGTTACGCTTCCGGCTTTAATACATTGGGGCATTTTGAAAGGGTGTTTCGTCAGCGAAAGGGAATGTCCCCCCGCCAGTACCGCAACAAGGCAGAGAAAGCCGAAGATATGCAGCATTTATCCTAA
- a CDS encoding phytanoyl-CoA dioxygenase family protein, which yields MMTTQALSKQEVEFYKEHGYYLYKKPLFSTEKMQVLTSIFEEQLEEKGSKLSDELDTPHFRDERLLDFLLSDEVLDLVEPIIGPNIGLWSSHFICKDPHVGRATPWHEDSAYWNGRLSSFDKIITVWLAIDRSWKENGCMRVIPGTHDSGFSDYEEVDRASNLFDTQIKSGSIDESQAVYFELEAGECSLHDSRIIHGAEPNTSPYRRCGYTMRYFSTEALVYPDKNPGFKVWLARGKNIAGTKFVNE from the coding sequence ATGATGACAACGCAAGCTCTTTCGAAGCAGGAGGTTGAGTTTTATAAGGAACATGGGTACTACCTGTACAAGAAGCCGCTCTTTAGTACCGAAAAAATGCAGGTTCTGACATCCATCTTTGAAGAGCAACTGGAGGAGAAGGGCAGCAAATTATCTGACGAGCTGGATACGCCGCATTTCCGTGACGAAAGGCTGCTCGACTTTCTGTTATCCGATGAGGTACTGGATCTGGTGGAACCCATCATCGGCCCGAATATCGGGTTGTGGTCCAGCCACTTTATCTGTAAAGATCCGCATGTGGGACGTGCAACGCCATGGCATGAAGATTCGGCCTACTGGAACGGCAGATTAAGCAGCTTCGACAAGATTATCACCGTATGGCTGGCGATTGACCGCAGCTGGAAGGAAAACGGATGCATGCGTGTCATTCCGGGTACGCACGATAGTGGTTTCTCGGATTATGAGGAAGTGGACCGGGCGAGCAATTTGTTTGACACCCAAATCAAGAGCGGTTCCATCGATGAGTCTCAAGCGGTTTACTTTGAGTTGGAAGCGGGAGAGTGCTCGCTTCACGATTCGCGGATCATTCATGGCGCGGAGCCGAATACAAGCCCGTACCGTCGCTGCGGGTACACCATGCGGTATTTCTCGACGGAAGCGCTGGTCTATCCGGATAAGAATCCTGGCTTTAAGGTGTGGCTGGCCCGCGGTAAGAACATAGCCGGAACGAAATTCGTCAACGAATAA
- a CDS encoding chromate transporter: protein MYWDLFIMFISVGLVSFGGGYAVIPVIQKEVTEKGLLTAAEFQQTVALAGMAPGSIATNAATLIGYQSAGYIGAAVSTAGIILPSLVVIVLLSALFYRMRSNPWVQSSLYGLRPVTTGLIVYAAIHFGYPDEGEGLLQGLIPTLLICGACLFLLLKYKLHPLLILLMAGAAGIVLF from the coding sequence ATGTATTGGGACTTGTTCATAATGTTCATAAGTGTAGGCCTTGTGTCCTTTGGCGGCGGTTATGCGGTAATCCCGGTCATTCAGAAGGAGGTAACGGAAAAAGGGCTGCTGACTGCCGCAGAATTCCAGCAAACCGTGGCGCTGGCCGGCATGGCGCCCGGTTCGATCGCCACCAATGCCGCTACGCTGATTGGCTATCAGTCCGCCGGCTATATCGGAGCCGCCGTCTCCACCGCGGGCATCATCCTGCCGTCGCTGGTCGTCATCGTGCTGCTCTCCGCCCTCTTCTACCGCATGCGGAGCAATCCATGGGTCCAATCTTCTCTATACGGTCTGCGTCCCGTAACGACAGGACTCATTGTATATGCAGCTATTCACTTTGGGTATCCCGATGAGGGGGAAGGGCTCCTACAGGGCCTGATTCCTACGCTGCTAATTTGCGGCGCCTGTTTATTTCTCTTGCTGAAATACAAACTCCACCCCCTGTTGATTCTCCTCATGGCCGGTGCTGCAGGTATTGTTTTATTCTAA
- a CDS encoding chromate transporter translates to MKRTNAYFSSLKKKLTLLARLFWTFCCIGPSTFGGGYAMLPIIEREVVSKKKWVNEEEIGELISLAGSAPGGVGVNAAAMIGHRQAGIAGAVSAVLGVTCPTFLIVILISVGAVFFRDQPKVEAALKGMHGAVIALIAVAAYRMAKHAVFDATTTITALATVSVMLFTGVHPLYLIALSLLCGMAVIPIKKRLGFQANTEKKAAPNSRPELEYYI, encoded by the coding sequence ATGAAAAGAACAAACGCATATTTTAGCAGTCTGAAAAAAAAATTGACGCTGCTAGCCCGGCTATTTTGGACCTTCTGCTGCATCGGCCCCTCCACCTTCGGAGGCGGGTATGCAATGCTGCCTATTATTGAGCGCGAAGTGGTGAGCAAGAAAAAGTGGGTAAACGAGGAGGAAATCGGTGAGCTTATCTCGCTTGCCGGTTCCGCTCCCGGCGGCGTCGGCGTGAATGCGGCCGCGATGATCGGCCACCGGCAAGCCGGTATTGCCGGGGCTGTTTCGGCTGTGCTTGGCGTGACATGCCCCACGTTTTTGATCGTGATTCTGATCAGCGTAGGCGCCGTTTTTTTTCGGGATCAACCCAAGGTTGAAGCCGCTTTAAAGGGGATGCATGGCGCCGTTATTGCGTTAATCGCCGTCGCTGCTTACCGGATGGCCAAACATGCCGTCTTCGATGCGACAACAACGATAACCGCGCTTGCCACCGTATCGGTGATGCTGTTTACAGGCGTGCACCCTCTCTATCTCATTGCTCTAAGCTTACTATGCGGAATGGCCGTCATTCCGATCAAAAAACGGCTGGGCTTTCAAGCGAATACGGAGAAGAAGGCTGCGCCCAACAGCCGCCCGGAATTGGAATATTACATTTGA